The window TCAGCGACCGCGACCGCCGGCCGGTCGGGATGATCGGCGACGGGACCTTCCTGACCGCGGTCGTCCAGGTCGACACGGACGCCACCGCGCTGCGGCCCGACCGGGGCGCGCGGCCGCTGCCGCTGGCCCTCGTCCGCGACATCCTCGAAGTGGACGGCATCCGGCTGGAGTCCGCGCAGCTGGTGCAGCACACCCAGCCGGCGCCGGCCCCGCACCTGCCGGCCCAGTCGATGGCCACCCGCAACTACGCGCCGCTGCAGGCCCGGACGGGCACCCCGGCGGTGCGGCTGACCTGGATCGCGCTCAAGCTCGACCCGGAGCTGTGCCCCGAGGCGGTCGCCGCGCGCGGCGGCGGGCTCGCGGGCGCGCAGCGGTGCGTGGTGCGCGCGGCCGACCAGTTGGCGAGCCGGCTGGCCGGGGCCGGGTTCAAGGCCACCGTGCTGACCGAGCAGGAGCTGACGGCGGCGCTGGCCACGTCCTCGTGCGCGAACCCGATGGCGATCACCCAGGCCGGCCGGTCGGCCAGCACCGGGCGGCGCACCGAGGAGACCTCGCGGATCTGGCGCTGCGACGACCGGCGCCACACGACGTACTGGATAGGCCGCTGGCCGCAGCTGGGCGGCACCGGGTCGGCGTCGCTCCCGCAGTTCGTGGCCCTGCTGACCTCGCTGCCCGCGCTCGCGACGAACTTCAGCCTGACGATGGCCCCCGCGGAGCGGCAGGGCGTGACCCTGACCGGACACGTACGGGTGACCGGGCGCAGCGACGAGGAACTGGTCGCGGCGCGCAGGGAGTTGGAGAGGACGGCGCGGGGCGTGAAGACCGGGCTGGTCCGGCTCGACCGTGAACAGGTGCCGGGGCTGCTGGCTTCGCTGCCGCTGGGAGGGGCGCGATGAGGGGCGGTTTCGGGCTGGTCGGCCCGCGGCGGGAGCGGCATGTGGTGCCCGCGGCGGAGATGGACCTGCTGGCGCTGCCGGTCGGGGACGACGGGGTCGTCATCGGCGTCGACGCCGAGGGGCGCTCGGCGGTGCTCGGCATCAACCGGCCGACGCCGTACGAGGTGACGCTGATCGGCGGTCTGTGGACGGCGCAGGTACTGGCGCTGCGTGCGGCGGCCACGGGCGCGCGTGTCGCGGTGGAGACCGGGCGCGGCCAGGTGTGGTCCGGGCTGGCCCAGGCGGCCGGCGGCGGGCAGCAGTGCGTGACCCTGCACGAGGTGGGCAGGATCCCACCGCAGGGTGCGTCGGCGGGCAGCCCGGTGCTCGTGATCCGCGACTGCGGGATGCGGCCGCCGCGCGGGCGCGTGGTGGCCGGGCCCTGGCAGTCGGTGCTGACCCTGCTGCCGTATCTGAGCCCGACGGCGCCGCGGTTGCTGCAGCAGTCGTCGCTGGTGGGCGTGCAGCGGGTGTCCCCGGACGAG of the Streptomyces sp. NBC_01294 genome contains:
- the eccE gene encoding type VII secretion protein EccE, whose protein sequence is MATATEPQTGSPAPARGGVTPHPKSSPGRFGPFRLQQLVLLQVASAALLAAWVVEPLLLVPTGVLALVLVVLAVVRRHQRSLPEWIGSALALRARRRRAASLVVPAGTEPGLAPLVEADPALRTLTFSDRDRRPVGMIGDGTFLTAVVQVDTDATALRPDRGARPLPLALVRDILEVDGIRLESAQLVQHTQPAPAPHLPAQSMATRNYAPLQARTGTPAVRLTWIALKLDPELCPEAVAARGGGLAGAQRCVVRAADQLASRLAGAGFKATVLTEQELTAALATSSCANPMAITQAGRSASTGRRTEETSRIWRCDDRRHTTYWIGRWPQLGGTGSASLPQFVALLTSLPALATNFSLTMAPAERQGVTLTGHVRVTGRSDEELVAARRELERTARGVKTGLVRLDREQVPGLLASLPLGGAR